Proteins encoded within one genomic window of Cryptococcus tetragattii IND107 chromosome 12, whole genome shotgun sequence:
- a CDS encoding ribosome biogenesis protein NSA2 — MEEHRKRHGRRLDYEEKKRKRTAREAHKASADAQKIFGHKAKLHHARRHAEKVQMKKTLKAHDERNVKQKDDGAVKEGALPAYLLDRDSQKDAKALSSAVKDRRKDRAAKYSVPLPKVRGIAEEEMFKVIKTGKSKSKSWKRMVNKATFVGEGFTRKPVKLERFIRPMGLRMTKANVTHPELKTTFQLPILGVKKNPQSPLYTSLGVLTKGTILEVNVSELGMVTTGGKVVWSKYAQITNNPENDGCINSVLLV, encoded by the exons ATGGAAGAGCACCGTAAACGACACGGTCGGCGATTGGATtacgaggagaagaa GCGAAAGCGTACTGCCCGTGAGGCCCACAAGGCATCTGCTGATGCCCAGAAGATCTTCGGTCACAAGGCTAAGCTCCATCACGCTCGACGACATGCGGAGAAGGttcagatgaagaaaacTCTCAAGGCGCACGACGAGAGGAATGTTAAGCAAAAGGATGACGGTGCTGTCAAGGAGGGTGCTTTGCCAGCCTATCTTTTGGATCGTGACAGTCAAAAG GACGCCAAAGCCCTTTCATCAGCCGTCAAGGACCGGAGAAAGGACCGAGCCGCCAAATACTCTGTGCCTCTTCCCAAGGTCAGGGGTAtcgccgaagaagagatgttCAAAGTCATCAAGACCGGAAAGAGCAAGTCTAAGAGCTGGAAACGTATGGTCAACAAGGCCACCTTTGTTGGTGAAGGTTTCACTCGAAAGCCTGTTAAACTTGAG CGATTCATTCGACCTATGGGTTTG CGTATGACCAAGGCCAATGTCACCCACCCCGAGCTCAAGACCACCTTCCAATTACCTATTCTTGGTGTCAAGAAGAACCCCCAATCGCCGCTTTACACCTCTCTTG GTGTTCTTACCAAGGGTACTATTCTTGAAGTCAATGTTAGTGAACTGGGTATGGTTACCACCGGTGGTAAGGTCGTCTGGTCTA AGTATGCTCAGATCACAAATAACCCCGAGAATGACGGTTGCATCAACTCCGTTCTCTTAGTGTAA
- a CDS encoding translation elongation factor EF-1 alpha, which produces MGKEKLHVNVVVIGHVDSGKSTTTGHLIYKCGGIDKRTIEKFEKEAAELGKSSFKYAWVLDKLKAERERGITIDIALWKFETPKYQVTVIDAPGHRDFIKNMITGTSQADCAILIIATGIGEFEAGISKDGQTREHALLAFTLGVRQLIVACNKMDTCKWSEDRFNEIVKETNGFIKKVGYNPKAVPFVPISGWHGDNMLEETKNMPWYKGWTKETKSGVSKGKTLLEAIDAIEPPTRPTDKPLRLPLQDVYKIGGIGTVPVGRVETGVIKAGMVVKFAPTNVTTEVKSVEMHHEQIPEGLPGDNVGFNVKNVSIKDIRRGNVCGDSKNDPPMEAASFNAQVIVLNHPGQIGAGYTPVLDCHTAHIACKFAELVEKIDRRTGKVMEAAPKFVKSGDAAIVKLVPQKPLCVETYADYPPLGRFAVRDMRQTVAVGVIKSVDKTEKGGKVTKAAEKATKKK; this is translated from the exons ATGGGTAAGGAGAAGCTCCACGT CAACGTCGTTGTTATCGGTCACGTCGACTCCGGTAAGTCGACCACTACCGGTCACTTGATCTACAAGTGCGGTGGTATCGACAAGCGAACCATTGAGAAGTtcgagaaggaggctgCCGAACTCGGAAAGT CTTCTTTCAAGTACGCCTGGGTTCTCGACAAGCTTAAGGCTGAGCGAGAGCGAGGTATCACCATCGACATTGCTCTTTGGAAGTTCGAGACCCCCAAGTACCAGGTCACCGTCATTGACGCCCCCGGTCACCGAGACTTCATCAAGAACATGATCACCGGTACCTCCCAGGCTGACTGtgccatcctcatcattgcCACCGGTATCGGTGAGTTCGAGGCTGGTATCTCCAAGGACGGTCAGACCCGAGAGCACGCTCTCCTCGCCTTCACCCTCGGTGTCAGGCAGCTCATTGTTGCTTGCAACAAGATGGACACCTGCAAGTGGTCCGAGGACCGATTCAACGAAATCGTCAAGGAGACCAACGGTTTCATCAAGAAGGTCGGTTACAACCCCAAGGCTGTCCCCTTCGTCCCTATCTCTGGTTGGCACGGTGACAACATGTTGGAGGAGACCAAGAA CATGCCCTGGTACAAGGGATGGACCAAGGAGACCAAGTCTGGTGTTTCCAAGGGTAAGACCCTCCTCGAGGCCATCGACGCCATCGAGCCCCCTACCCGACCCACCGACAAGCCCCTCCGTCTCCCTCTCCAGGACGTCTACAAGATCGGTGGTATCGGCACAGTCCCTGTCGGCCGAGTCGAGACCGGTGTCATCAAGGCCG GTATGGTCGTCAAGTTCGCCCCCACCAACGTTACCACTGAAGTCAAGTCCGTTGAGATGCACCACGAGCAGATCCCCGAGGGTCTCCCCGGAGACAACGTTGGTTTCAACGTCAAGAACGTTTCCATCAAGGACATCCGACGAGGTAATGTCTGTGGTGACTCCAAGAACGACCCCCCTATGGAGGCCGCTTCTTTCAACGCCCAGGTTATCGTCCTTAACCACCCTGGTCAGATCGGTGCCGGTTACACCCCCGTTCTCGACTGTCACACTGCCC ACATTGCGTGCAAGTTCGCTGAGTTagtcgagaagattgacCGACGAACCGGTAAGGTCATGGAGGCCGCCCCCAAGTTCGTCAAGTCCGGTGACGCCGCCATTGTCAAGCTTGTTCCCCAGAAGCCTCTCTGTGTTGAGACCTACGCCGACTACCCTCCTCTTGGTCGATTCGCCGTCCGAGACATGCGACAGACCGTCGCCGTCGGTGTTATTAAGTCAGTGGACAAGACGGAGAAGGGTGGCAAGGTCACCAAGGCTGCTGAGAAGGCcaccaagaagaagtaa